A DNA window from Ctenopharyngodon idella isolate HZGC_01 chromosome 8, HZGC01, whole genome shotgun sequence contains the following coding sequences:
- the kdm5bb gene encoding lysine-specific demethylase 5B-B isoform X5 — protein sequence MTMGFAPGKAVGSHLRAHYERVLYPYNLFQSGTNLLAPEIAAKLSSFRAPPGLEECLQKTSVDDVNDQEKEYKPHDLLQRQNIHVQPNDMSAPARRAKRMKTESGCVKSEGGEGCENRPNLRRRMGSFVAKPEPEREIPIQVKQEPVEIKELTPEPDKSKSRYKKNTPPPPPPPPPPVSMVDLYVCLVCGKGNDEDRLLLCDGCDDSYHTFCLIPPLSDVPKGDWRCPKCLARECSKPQEAFGFEQAYRDYSLKSFGEMADSFKSDYFNMPVHMVPTELVEKEFWRLVGTIEEDVTVEYGADIASKEFGSGFPIKGGKFKVAPHDEKYLHCGWNLNNMAMMTPSVLTHVTADICGMTLPWLYVGMCFSSFCWHIEDHWSYSINYLHWGEPKTWYGAPGFAAEQLEAVMKKLAPELFESQPDLLHQLVTIMNPNTLMAHGVPIYRTNQCAGEFVITFPRSYHSGFNQGFNFAEAVNFCTVDWMPLGRQCVDHYRLLHRYCVFSHDEMVCNMAMKADNLDVVLASAVQKDMQLMIREERELRDKVRKMGVVQCELFEYDLLADDERQCVKCRTTCYLSALTCPCRPGVQVCLHHAHDLCSCPVSNYTLNYRYTLDDLYPMMNAVRQRAESYDEWASRVTEVMEAKLDKKRNVSVFRTLLEESNERSFPENDLLRQLRLVTQDAEKCSSVAQQLLNGKRQTRYRTGGGKSPNQLTVEEMRSFVRQLYNLPCSLTQAPLLKELLNNIEDFQQHSEKLLSDEVSADAVSEIESLLEEGSQFDVFLPELPLLRERLEQARWLAGVQQAEDPVSNPCGFSLDSMRRLIDRGVGLTPHPSTERTMARLQELLTISEEMEEKAQALLKARPPESLETLGSMLTQVDGVPAYLPNCLLLQDTVNRAKEWLQEAEDLQVGGQTPVLSSLSDMVLRAHAIPVRLEPLDQLEVLVSEVQAWKESVAKTFLVKNSPFTLLEVLCPRWEVGSSLKKKMRKVKGECVSSGKKKLVKLDSMSDVERALSDSKDSASAMFTLAEVRLKELESLCSLRAANESKLLPTADCSALKVCVCQKPAMGAMLQCELCRDAFHSVCVRGPSDPLDPEAWLCPLCLRSTKPPLDKILTLLSSLQRIRVRLPEGDALRYMVERTVSWQRRAQEVIDSYDHSLTSQDCRVASPTQRHRTAGHNRKQLCGSPSQSQDWRVSGQEQTVFYTEQRCIPLQGLSSELEELMVEGLLLQVSLPETQQLYRLLLSGLPTTNTSHTENTPYLTQKHSSPQRERDAITSAEKKAKRRMNREDTEIRDRGIKPKSKKQRMGTEKRRERKAASVSASDVSQSEDSEEDMTLCPAESCLQPEGEEVYWVQCDCCNRWFHMICVGVSAELAAEEDYMCVTCSTTNAGRRK from the exons ATGACAATGGGTTTTGCCCCAGGCAAAGCTGTGGGGTCCCACCTGAGAGCCCATTATGAGAGGGTCCTGTATCCATACAACCTCTTCCAGTCTGGGACAAACCTGCTG GCTCCTGAGATCGCAGCCAAACTGTCAAGTTTTAGGGCACCTCCTGGGCTAGAGGAG TGTCTGCAGAAGACGTCAGTGGATGATGTAAATGACCAAGAGAAAGAGTATAAACCCCACGACCTGCTGCAGAGGCAAAACATTCACGTCCAGCCCAACGACATGAGCGCACCTGCCAGAAGAGCTAAGAGGATGAAAACAGAG tcTGGCTGTGTTAAGTCAGAAGGGGGTGAGGGTTGTGAGAACAGGCCCAATCTCAGGAGGAGGATGGGTTCCTTCGTTGCCAAGCCTGAACCAG AGAGGGAGATCCCTATACAGGTGAAGCAGGAACCTGTGGAGATAAAAGAGCTGACACCTGAACCAGATAAAAGCAAATCACGTTACAAGAAAAACAccccccctcctcctcctcctcctcctcctccagtgAGTATG GTGGACCTGTATGTGTGTTTAGTGTGTGGAAAAGGGAACGACGAGGATCGTTTGTTACTATGCGACGGTTGTGATGACAGCTACCACACCTTCTGCTTGATCCCACCCCTCAGTGATGTTCCTAAAGGTGATTGGAGGTGCCCTAAGTGTCTGGCTCGG gagtgcAGTAAACCTCAGGAGGCGTTTGGCTTCGAGCAAGCGTACAGGGACTATTCTCTGAAATCTTTTGGGGAAATGGCAGACTCCTTCAAGTCAGACTATTTCAACATGCCTGTTCAT ATGGTACCGACCGAATTGGTGGAAAAAGAGTTTTGGAGGTTGGTCGGCACCATTGAGGAGGATGTGACAGTGGAATATGGTGCTGATATAGCCTCAAAAGAGTTTGGAAGTGGTTTTCCAATCAAGGGTGGAAAGTTTAAAGTTGCACCGCATGATGAG AAATATCTTCACTGTGGGTGGAACCTGAATAACATGGCCATGATGACACCATCAGTGCTGACCCATGTCACTGCTGATATCTGTGGCATGACTTTGCCATGGCTCTACGTGGGCATGTGCTTCTCCTCGTTCTGCTGGCACATTGAGGACCACTGGAGCTATTCAATCAACTACCTGCACTG gGGAGAACCTAAGACCTGGTATGGTGCTCCTGGTTTTGCCGCCGAGCAGTTGGAAGCAGTCATGAAGAAACTGGCCCCGGAACTGTTTGAGTCTCAGCCGGATCTTCTACACCAGCTCGTCACAATCATGAACCCCAATACACTCATGGCCCATGGAGTACCG ATTTACAGAACCAATCAGTGTGCAGGAGAGTTTGTCATCACCTTTCCGAGATCCTATCACAGCGGCTTCAACCAGGGCTTCAACTTTGCAGAGGCTGTGAATTTTTGCACGGTGGACTGG ATGCCACTAGGGCGTCAGTGTGTGGATCACTACCGCCTGCTGCACCGTTACTGCGTGTTCTCTCATGATGAGATGGTATGTAATATGGCCATGAAGGCCGACAACCTGGACGTGGTTCTGGCGTCAGCTGTACAGAAGGACATGCAGCTCATGataagagaggagagagagctACGGGACAAAGTTCGAAAGATG GGGGTGGTCCAGTGTGAGTTGTTTGAATATGACTTGCTGGCAGATGATGAGAGACAGTGCGTGAAGTGTCGCACCACCTGTTACCTGTCTGCTCTCACCTGCCCCTGTAGACCAGGAGTCCAGGTGTGTCTACACCACGCCCACGACCTCTGCTCCTGCCCCGTCTCCAACTACACACTCAA TTATCGTTACACACTGGATGACCTTTACCCCATGATGAACGCTGTGCGGCAGAGGGCGGAGTCTTATGATGAGTGGGCGTCAAGGGTGACAGAGGTCATGGAAGCAAAGCTAGACAAGAAACGCA ATGTCTCCGTGTTTCGCACCCTTCTAGAGGAGTCTAATGAGAGGTCGTTCCCAGAGAATGATCTGTTACGTCAGCTGAGGCTAGTTACTCAAGATGCTGAGAAATGCTCATCTGTTGCTCAGCAACTGCTAAACGGCAAGAGGCAgaccag GTATCGCACAGGCGGGGGTAAATCTCCTAATCAGCTCACTGTGGAGGAAATGAGATCATTTGTCCGCCAGCTTTATAACCTTCCCTGCAGCCTGACACAGGCACCGCTTCTGAAG GAACTGCTGAATAACATCGAGGACTTCCAGCAGCACAGTGAGAAGCTTCTCTCCGATGAAGTGAGCGCAGATGCTGTTAGTGAGATTGAGTCTTTGCTGGAGGAGGGCTCTCAGTTCGACGTGTTTCTTCCGGAGTTGCCCCTGCTACGGGAGCGTTTGGAACAGGCTCGGTGGCTGGCCGGAGTTCAGCAGGCAGAGGATCCGGTATCAAACCCCTGTGGTTTCTCTCTGGACAGCATGCGCCGGCTGATCGATCGAGGAGTCGGACTGACACCGCATCCCTCCACTGAACGCACGATGGCTCGGCTGCAGGAGCTGCTCACGATTTCAGAGGAGATGGAGGAGAAAGCACAGGCACTGCTGAAGGCCAG gcCTCCAGAGAGTTTAGAGACGCTTGGTTCAATGTTGACTCAGGTGGATGGGGTACCTGCATACCTGCCAAACTGCCTCCTACTACAAGACACAGTGAACAGGGCTAAAGAATGGCTCCAGGAAGCTGAGGATTTACAG GTGGGAGGTCAGACTCCGGTTCTCAGCTCGCTCTCTGATATGGTTCTGAGAGCTCATGCTATTCCTGTGCGACTGGAGCCTCTGGACCAGCTGGAGGTTCTGGTATCAGAGGTGCAGGCCTGGAAAGAGTCAGTCGCAAAAACCTTCCTCGTCAAAAACTCCCCCTTTACACTGTTGGAG GTCTTGTGTCCCCGATGGGAAGTGGGCAGCTCTTTGAAGAAGAAGATGAGGAAGGTGAAGGGAGAGTGTGTGTCATCAGGGAAGAAGAAGCTTGTGAAGCTGGACAGTATGAGTGATGTGGAGAGAGCACTTTCGGACAGCAAAGACTCTGCGTCCGCT aTGTTTACTCTGGCTGAGGTTCGTTTAAAAGAGTTGGAGTCGCTATGCTCTCTCCGTGCAGCTAATGAATCGAAGCTCCTGCCTACAGCGGACTGCTCTGCtctcaaagtgtgtgtgtgtcagaagcCAGCCATGGGCGCTATGCTGCAGTGCGAGCTGTGTCGAGATGCTTTCCACAGCGTGTGTGTTCGTGGGCCCTCGGATCCCCTCGACCCTGAAGCCTGGCTGTGTCCATTATGCCTACGGTCGACTAAGCCTCCTCTGGACAAGATCCTGACACTGTTGTCATCACTGCAGCGGATCCGTGTGCGCCTCCCGGAGGGTGATGCTCTACGTTATATGGTCGAACGCACTGTCAGCTGGCAGCGACGGGCACAAGAGGTCATAGACTCTTATGATCACTCGCTGACCTCTCAGGATTGCAGAGTAGCTTCACCTACACAGAGACACCGGACTGCTGGGCACAACAGGAAG CAGCTGTGTGGCTCTCCATCTCAGAGTCAGGACTGGCGTGTTTCTGGGCAGGAACAGACAGTGTTTTACACAGAGCAACGCTGTATCCCTCTCCAGG GTCTCAGTTCGGAGTTGGAGGAACTGATGGTGGAGGGTTTACTCTTGCAGGTGTCTCTCCCTGAGACCCAGCAGCTCTACAGACTTCTGCTGTCCGGCCTCCCGACCACAAACACGTCCCACACAGAAAACACACCCTACCTCACACAGAAACACTCCTCGCCGCAGAGAGAG AGAGATGCAATCACTTCAGCAGAAAAGAAAGCCAAGCGGCGAATGAACAGAGAGGATACCGAGATCAGGGATAGAGGGATAAAGCCGAAAAGCAAGAAACAGAGAATGGGTACAGAGAAACGGAGAGAGAGGAAAGCAGCATCTGTCTCTGCATCAGACGTGTCTCAGTCGGAAGACTCAGAGGAGGATATGACCCTGTGTCCAGCGGAGAGCTGTCTCCAGCCGGAAGGGGAAGAG GTGTACTGGGTGCAGTGTGACTGCTGTAACCGCTGGTTCCACATGATATGTGTGGGAGTATCGGCAGAACTCGCAGCCGAGGAGGATTACATGTGCGTGACCTGCAGCACAACCAACGCGGGCCGCCGAAAGTGA
- the kdm5bb gene encoding lysine-specific demethylase 5B-B isoform X4: MTQRGPAEFTPPPECPVFEPSWEEFADPFAFINKIRPIAEKTGICKVRPPPDWQPPFACDVDRLHFTPRIQRLNELEAQTRVKLNFLDQIAKFWELQGCTLKIPHVERKILDLYQLNKLVADEGGFDFVCRERRWTKIAMTMGFAPGKAVGSHLRAHYERVLYPYNLFQSGTNLLCLQKTSVDDVNDQEKEYKPHDLLQRQNIHVQPNDMSAPARRAKRMKTESGCVKSEGGEGCENRPNLRRRMGSFVAKPEPEREIPIQVKQEPVEIKELTPEPDKSKSRYKKNTPPPPPPPPPPVSMVDLYVCLVCGKGNDEDRLLLCDGCDDSYHTFCLIPPLSDVPKGDWRCPKCLARECSKPQEAFGFEQAYRDYSLKSFGEMADSFKSDYFNMPVHMVPTELVEKEFWRLVGTIEEDVTVEYGADIASKEFGSGFPIKGGKFKVAPHDEKYLHCGWNLNNMAMMTPSVLTHVTADICGMTLPWLYVGMCFSSFCWHIEDHWSYSINYLHWGEPKTWYGAPGFAAEQLEAVMKKLAPELFESQPDLLHQLVTIMNPNTLMAHGVPIYRTNQCAGEFVITFPRSYHSGFNQGFNFAEAVNFCTVDWMPLGRQCVDHYRLLHRYCVFSHDEMVCNMAMKADNLDVVLASAVQKDMQLMIREERELRDKVRKMGVVQCELFEYDLLADDERQCVKCRTTCYLSALTCPCRPGVQVCLHHAHDLCSCPVSNYTLNYRYTLDDLYPMMNAVRQRAESYDEWASRVTEVMEAKLDKKRNVSVFRTLLEESNERSFPENDLLRQLRLVTQDAEKCSSVAQQLLNGKRQTRYRTGGGKSPNQLTVEEMRSFVRQLYNLPCSLTQAPLLKELLNNIEDFQQHSEKLLSDEVSADAVSEIESLLEEGSQFDVFLPELPLLRERLEQARWLAGVQQAEDPVSNPCGFSLDSMRRLIDRGVGLTPHPSTERTMARLQELLTISEEMEEKAQALLKARPPESLETLGSMLTQVDGVPAYLPNCLLLQDTVNRAKEWLQEAEDLQVGGQTPVLSSLSDMVLRAHAIPVRLEPLDQLEVLVSEVQAWKESVAKTFLVKNSPFTLLEVLCPRWEVGSSLKKKMRKVKGECVSSGKKKLVKLDSMSDVERALSDSKDSASAMFTLAEVRLKELESLCSLRAANESKLLPTADCSALKVCVCQKPAMGAMLQCELCRDAFHSVCVRGPSDPLDPEAWLCPLCLRSTKPPLDKILTLLSSLQRIRVRLPEGDALRYMVERTVSWQRRAQEVIDSYDHSLTSQDCRVASPTQRHRTAGHNRKQLCGSPSQSQDWRVSGQEQTVFYTEQRCIPLQGLSSELEELMVEGLLLQVSLPETQQLYRLLLSGLPTTNTSHTENTPYLTQKHSSPQRERDAITSAEKKAKRRMNREDTEIRDRGIKPKSKKQRMGTEKRRERKAASVSASDVSQSEDSEEDMTLCPAESCLQPEGEEVYWVQCDCCNRWFHMICVGVSAELAAEEDYMCVTCSTTNAGRRK, translated from the exons ATGACCCAGCGGGGCCCGGCTGAGTTTACCCCACCGCCCGAGTGCCCGGTGTTCGAGCCCAGTTGGGAGGAATTTGCAGACCCGTTTGCGTTTATCAATAAAATCCGACCCATCGCCGAGAAAACCGGGATCTGCAAGGTTCGACCGCCGCCG gaCTGGCAGCCTCCATTTGCATGTGACGTTGACAGACTTCATTTTACTCCAAGAATCCAGAGACTCAACGAGTTAGAG GCTCAAACCAGAGTTAAACTCAACTTCTTGGACCAGATTGCTAAGTTTTGGGAACTACAAGGATGCACACTCAAAATTCCACATGTGGAGCGGAAGATCCTCGATCTGTACCAGCTGAACAAA TTGGTTGCAGATGAGGGCGGATTCGATTTTGTTTGTAGAGAGAGGAGATGGACGAAGATCGCCATGACAATGGGTTTTGCCCCAGGCAAAGCTGTGGGGTCCCACCTGAGAGCCCATTATGAGAGGGTCCTGTATCCATACAACCTCTTCCAGTCTGGGACAAACCTGCTG TGTCTGCAGAAGACGTCAGTGGATGATGTAAATGACCAAGAGAAAGAGTATAAACCCCACGACCTGCTGCAGAGGCAAAACATTCACGTCCAGCCCAACGACATGAGCGCACCTGCCAGAAGAGCTAAGAGGATGAAAACAGAG tcTGGCTGTGTTAAGTCAGAAGGGGGTGAGGGTTGTGAGAACAGGCCCAATCTCAGGAGGAGGATGGGTTCCTTCGTTGCCAAGCCTGAACCAG AGAGGGAGATCCCTATACAGGTGAAGCAGGAACCTGTGGAGATAAAAGAGCTGACACCTGAACCAGATAAAAGCAAATCACGTTACAAGAAAAACAccccccctcctcctcctcctcctcctcctccagtgAGTATG GTGGACCTGTATGTGTGTTTAGTGTGTGGAAAAGGGAACGACGAGGATCGTTTGTTACTATGCGACGGTTGTGATGACAGCTACCACACCTTCTGCTTGATCCCACCCCTCAGTGATGTTCCTAAAGGTGATTGGAGGTGCCCTAAGTGTCTGGCTCGG gagtgcAGTAAACCTCAGGAGGCGTTTGGCTTCGAGCAAGCGTACAGGGACTATTCTCTGAAATCTTTTGGGGAAATGGCAGACTCCTTCAAGTCAGACTATTTCAACATGCCTGTTCAT ATGGTACCGACCGAATTGGTGGAAAAAGAGTTTTGGAGGTTGGTCGGCACCATTGAGGAGGATGTGACAGTGGAATATGGTGCTGATATAGCCTCAAAAGAGTTTGGAAGTGGTTTTCCAATCAAGGGTGGAAAGTTTAAAGTTGCACCGCATGATGAG AAATATCTTCACTGTGGGTGGAACCTGAATAACATGGCCATGATGACACCATCAGTGCTGACCCATGTCACTGCTGATATCTGTGGCATGACTTTGCCATGGCTCTACGTGGGCATGTGCTTCTCCTCGTTCTGCTGGCACATTGAGGACCACTGGAGCTATTCAATCAACTACCTGCACTG gGGAGAACCTAAGACCTGGTATGGTGCTCCTGGTTTTGCCGCCGAGCAGTTGGAAGCAGTCATGAAGAAACTGGCCCCGGAACTGTTTGAGTCTCAGCCGGATCTTCTACACCAGCTCGTCACAATCATGAACCCCAATACACTCATGGCCCATGGAGTACCG ATTTACAGAACCAATCAGTGTGCAGGAGAGTTTGTCATCACCTTTCCGAGATCCTATCACAGCGGCTTCAACCAGGGCTTCAACTTTGCAGAGGCTGTGAATTTTTGCACGGTGGACTGG ATGCCACTAGGGCGTCAGTGTGTGGATCACTACCGCCTGCTGCACCGTTACTGCGTGTTCTCTCATGATGAGATGGTATGTAATATGGCCATGAAGGCCGACAACCTGGACGTGGTTCTGGCGTCAGCTGTACAGAAGGACATGCAGCTCATGataagagaggagagagagctACGGGACAAAGTTCGAAAGATG GGGGTGGTCCAGTGTGAGTTGTTTGAATATGACTTGCTGGCAGATGATGAGAGACAGTGCGTGAAGTGTCGCACCACCTGTTACCTGTCTGCTCTCACCTGCCCCTGTAGACCAGGAGTCCAGGTGTGTCTACACCACGCCCACGACCTCTGCTCCTGCCCCGTCTCCAACTACACACTCAA TTATCGTTACACACTGGATGACCTTTACCCCATGATGAACGCTGTGCGGCAGAGGGCGGAGTCTTATGATGAGTGGGCGTCAAGGGTGACAGAGGTCATGGAAGCAAAGCTAGACAAGAAACGCA ATGTCTCCGTGTTTCGCACCCTTCTAGAGGAGTCTAATGAGAGGTCGTTCCCAGAGAATGATCTGTTACGTCAGCTGAGGCTAGTTACTCAAGATGCTGAGAAATGCTCATCTGTTGCTCAGCAACTGCTAAACGGCAAGAGGCAgaccag GTATCGCACAGGCGGGGGTAAATCTCCTAATCAGCTCACTGTGGAGGAAATGAGATCATTTGTCCGCCAGCTTTATAACCTTCCCTGCAGCCTGACACAGGCACCGCTTCTGAAG GAACTGCTGAATAACATCGAGGACTTCCAGCAGCACAGTGAGAAGCTTCTCTCCGATGAAGTGAGCGCAGATGCTGTTAGTGAGATTGAGTCTTTGCTGGAGGAGGGCTCTCAGTTCGACGTGTTTCTTCCGGAGTTGCCCCTGCTACGGGAGCGTTTGGAACAGGCTCGGTGGCTGGCCGGAGTTCAGCAGGCAGAGGATCCGGTATCAAACCCCTGTGGTTTCTCTCTGGACAGCATGCGCCGGCTGATCGATCGAGGAGTCGGACTGACACCGCATCCCTCCACTGAACGCACGATGGCTCGGCTGCAGGAGCTGCTCACGATTTCAGAGGAGATGGAGGAGAAAGCACAGGCACTGCTGAAGGCCAG gcCTCCAGAGAGTTTAGAGACGCTTGGTTCAATGTTGACTCAGGTGGATGGGGTACCTGCATACCTGCCAAACTGCCTCCTACTACAAGACACAGTGAACAGGGCTAAAGAATGGCTCCAGGAAGCTGAGGATTTACAG GTGGGAGGTCAGACTCCGGTTCTCAGCTCGCTCTCTGATATGGTTCTGAGAGCTCATGCTATTCCTGTGCGACTGGAGCCTCTGGACCAGCTGGAGGTTCTGGTATCAGAGGTGCAGGCCTGGAAAGAGTCAGTCGCAAAAACCTTCCTCGTCAAAAACTCCCCCTTTACACTGTTGGAG GTCTTGTGTCCCCGATGGGAAGTGGGCAGCTCTTTGAAGAAGAAGATGAGGAAGGTGAAGGGAGAGTGTGTGTCATCAGGGAAGAAGAAGCTTGTGAAGCTGGACAGTATGAGTGATGTGGAGAGAGCACTTTCGGACAGCAAAGACTCTGCGTCCGCT aTGTTTACTCTGGCTGAGGTTCGTTTAAAAGAGTTGGAGTCGCTATGCTCTCTCCGTGCAGCTAATGAATCGAAGCTCCTGCCTACAGCGGACTGCTCTGCtctcaaagtgtgtgtgtgtcagaagcCAGCCATGGGCGCTATGCTGCAGTGCGAGCTGTGTCGAGATGCTTTCCACAGCGTGTGTGTTCGTGGGCCCTCGGATCCCCTCGACCCTGAAGCCTGGCTGTGTCCATTATGCCTACGGTCGACTAAGCCTCCTCTGGACAAGATCCTGACACTGTTGTCATCACTGCAGCGGATCCGTGTGCGCCTCCCGGAGGGTGATGCTCTACGTTATATGGTCGAACGCACTGTCAGCTGGCAGCGACGGGCACAAGAGGTCATAGACTCTTATGATCACTCGCTGACCTCTCAGGATTGCAGAGTAGCTTCACCTACACAGAGACACCGGACTGCTGGGCACAACAGGAAG CAGCTGTGTGGCTCTCCATCTCAGAGTCAGGACTGGCGTGTTTCTGGGCAGGAACAGACAGTGTTTTACACAGAGCAACGCTGTATCCCTCTCCAGG GTCTCAGTTCGGAGTTGGAGGAACTGATGGTGGAGGGTTTACTCTTGCAGGTGTCTCTCCCTGAGACCCAGCAGCTCTACAGACTTCTGCTGTCCGGCCTCCCGACCACAAACACGTCCCACACAGAAAACACACCCTACCTCACACAGAAACACTCCTCGCCGCAGAGAGAG AGAGATGCAATCACTTCAGCAGAAAAGAAAGCCAAGCGGCGAATGAACAGAGAGGATACCGAGATCAGGGATAGAGGGATAAAGCCGAAAAGCAAGAAACAGAGAATGGGTACAGAGAAACGGAGAGAGAGGAAAGCAGCATCTGTCTCTGCATCAGACGTGTCTCAGTCGGAAGACTCAGAGGAGGATATGACCCTGTGTCCAGCGGAGAGCTGTCTCCAGCCGGAAGGGGAAGAG GTGTACTGGGTGCAGTGTGACTGCTGTAACCGCTGGTTCCACATGATATGTGTGGGAGTATCGGCAGAACTCGCAGCCGAGGAGGATTACATGTGCGTGACCTGCAGCACAACCAACGCGGGCCGCCGAAAGTGA